The window CGTCACCGGCGGCTCCGAGGCCTCGTTGACGCCGCTGTCGTTCGCGGGCTTCAACGCCATGAAGGCGATGTCCACGCGCAACGACGCGCCCCAGAAGGCGAGCCGCCCCTTCGACGTGGACCGCGACGGCTTCGTGATGGGCGAGGGCGCCGGCATCCTGATCATCGAGGAGCTGGAGCACGCCAAGAAGCGCGGCGCCAGGATCCACGCGGAGCTGGTGGGCTACGGCGCCTCGAGCGACGCGCACCACGTGACCGCGCCCGCCCCGGAGCACGAGGGTGCGCAGCGGTGCATGAAGCTGGCTCTCAAAGACGCCAAGCTCAACCCGAGCGACATCCAGTACATCAACACCCATGGCACCTCGACGCCCATCGGCGACGTGCTCGAGATCCAGGGCGTGAAGAAGGTCTTCGGCGATCACGCGAAGACGCTCGCGGTGAGCTCGACCAAGTCGATGACGGGCCACATGCTCGGCGCGGCCGGCGCGGCGGAGACGGTCATCTGCATCCGCGCGCTGGAGACGGGGATCCTACCGCCGACGATCAACGTGGAGAAGCAGGACCCGGAGATCGACATCGACGTGGTGCCCAACAAGGCCCGCGAGGTGCGGTTGAACACGGTGATGAGCAACTCGTTCGGCTTCGGCGGCACCAACGTCACGCTGATCGCCAAGCGGTTCGCGTAGTCCGCGCACATGAAGCCCGTGCTTGCAGGCATCGCGGGGGCGCTGCTCCTGGCGGCTTGCGGCACCTCGCGCGAGATCCCCGACGGCGGCCCGATCCCCGACTCGGGGCCGACCACGCAACCGCTCGCGCCCATCTTCTACAACGTGGGCTTCGCCTCATCGGGAATCGTCATCAACGACGACGGCAACTTCCTGGCTGTGAGCGCGGACGCCGGGGTGACCCTCGTGCTCGACGCCGACGGGCTCGGCACCGATGACGAGGCCACCCTCCCCACGACCGGAGTCTGGCAGCCGCTGCTCACGCGCACCGGTCCCGGCGGCCGCAGCGACCTGCTCAACGCCGACGGCACGATCTTCAGCCTGGATCTCGTCGATGCGGGTGGCTTGGTCTACGCGCAGCTCTCGCCGCCGCCGCGCTCGTTTGCGATGCGCCGCGACGCAGAGGGCGTGGTGGCCATCGTCCCGGACGCAGGCGTGCAGCTGCTGAATTCCACGGGTGCGCTCGTGCAGACCTTCGCACTTCCAGCTGGCACGCAAGCCGACGACATCGCCGCGGACGGGGCGGGACGATACTACGCGGCGCTGAACATCGACGGCGGCTGTGCGGGCATCGCTGTCCTCGCGGATGCGGGTGGCGGTGAGCTCTCACACGACTTCGGCGGCGCGCCGTGCGCGGTCACGCTGAGCAACGACAACACCTCGCTCTGGCTCACGGCCCAGGTCGACGGCGGCGCGACGCTGTATCACGTGCACGCGCGCCAGCTGCCCGACCCGGCGTCGCTCCTCGGGAGCTGGCCGCTGCCAGGCGTGTTCGCCACGCAGGTCCTGGTCTCGGGCGACGACGGTGTCATCGCGGTGCTGGGCCAGGCGCCGGGGAACACGCTGGCGATGTCGCGCGAGGCCGCGCTCGTGGGCGGCGGCCCGTTGCCCACGGTGCCCGCCAGCGAAATCCAGAGCGCTGTCGGCGCGGTTTTCGACGACTCGGACGCGCTATACATTGCCGACCCCTTGCAGCAGACCATCGACGTGGTGCGCTGACCGCGCCCAGGAGCGACCATGGACCGCACGCTCGCAACCATTGACCCGCGCATCGCAGAGCTCATCCGCGCCGAGAACCGCCGCCAGGAAGAGGGTCTCGAGCTCATCGCCAGCGAGAACGTGGTCTCGCCCGCGGTGATTCAGGCCATGGGCAGCGTGCTCACCAACAAGTACGCGGAAGGGTACCCGGGCAAGCGCTACTACGGCGGCTGCGAGGTGGTCGACCAGGTGGAGCAGCTCGCCATCGATCGCGTGAAGCAGCTCTTCGGCGCCGACATGGCCAACGTGCAGCCGCACTCGGGCTCGCAGGCCAACATGGCCGTGTACCTCTCGCAGCTCAAGCCGGGCGATCCCATCCTCTCGCTCGACCTGAACTCGGGCGGGCACCTCACGCACGGCTCGCCCGTGAACTTCTCGGGCAAGCTCTTCAAGGTCATCCACTACGGGCTCGACCGCGAGACCGAGCGCATCGACTACGACCAGGTCGACAAGCTCGCGCTGGAGCACAAGCCCAAGATGATCGTCGTGGGCGCGAGCGCGTACCCGCGCATCATCGACTTCGCGCGCTTCCGAAAGGCCGCCGATTCGTGCGGCGCGGTGATGATGGTCGACATCGCGCACATCGCCGGGCTCGTCGCGGCCGGGCTGCACCCGAGCCCCGTGCCGATGTCCGAGTTCGTGACCTCGACCACGCACAAGACGCTCCGCGGCCCGCGCGGCGGCCTCATCCTGGCGAAGGAAGCGTACGGAAAGGCCGCGAACAGCCTCATCTTCCCCGGCATCCAGGGCGGGCCGCTGATGCACGTCATCGCCGCGAAGGCCGTCGCGTTCCACGAGGCGCTGCAGCCGAGCTTCAAGACCTACCAGAAGGCCATCGTCGACAACGCGCAGGCGCTCGCGAAGGCGCTCATCGCTCAGGGCATCCGCCTCACCTCGGGCGGCACCGACAACCACCTCATGATGCTCGACCTGCGGCCCAAGAAGCTCACGGGCAAGGTGGGCGAAGAGGTGCTGGGCAAGGCCGGCATCACAGTGAACAAGAACATGATCCCCTTCGACCCCGAGAAGCCGTTCGTGACCTCGGGCGTTCGCGTGGGCACGCCGGCGATCACCAGCCGCGGCCTGGGCGTGAAGGAGATGGACGAGGTGGGCGAGCTCATCGGCTACGCGCTCGACAACGCCGCCGACGACACCAAGCTCGCTTCCGCCAAGGAGAAGGTGAAGGCGCTCTGCGCGCGCTTCCCGCTGTACCCGGACTTGAAGAACGGCTACCCGGGCTAGCGAACCAGGAACAAGGAACCAGGAACCGAAATGCGCTGTCCCTTCTGCCACGAGGCCGAGAACAAGGTCATCGACTCGCGCGAGTCGCACGAGGGCGCTGTGATCCGCCGGCGCCGCGAGTGCGAGAAGTGCCAGAAGCGCTTCACCACGTACGAGCGCGTGGAAGAGCTCACGCCGCTCATCGTGAAGAAGGACGGCCGCCGCGAGGCGTTCGATCGCGAGAAGGTCATGGCCGGCTTGAAGAAGGCCTGCGAGAAGCGGCCCGTCTCCATCGAGCAGATGGAAGGCGTCATCGCCGGCATCGAGGCCAAGCTTCAGGGCATGGGCGAGAAGGAGCTGCCCAGCAAGGTCATCGGCGAGGCGATCATGGAGGCGCTGGCCGGGCTGGATCAGGTCGCGTACGTGCGCTTCGCCAGCGTGTACCGCAGCTTCAAGGACATCACCGAGTTCATGGAGGAGCTCAAAGACCTCCTCCACGACCGCACCACCAGTCCCAAGGACCCGTCCGGCAAGCGGGCGACGAGGTAGCCGTGGCCGCGCGTCGCAAGCCTCGTGCGCGGCTCGGACCGCCGGGCGCCCGCCTCGGTCGCGCGCCCGAGTACTTCATGGGCAAGGCCATCGCCCAGGCGCGCCTGGGCCTCGGCACCACCAGCCCGAATCCGTGCGTCGGCGCGGTGATCGTCAAAGACGGCAAGCTCATCGCGCGCGGGCACACCCAGCCGGTGGGCGGGCCGCACGCCGAGATCATCGCCATGCGCGCCGCCGGCAAGCGCGCGCGCGGCGCCGACCTCTACAGCACGCTCGAGCCCTGCAACCACATCGGCCGCACGCCACCGTGCACAGAAGCGATCCTCGACGCGGGCATCAAGCGCGTCTTCATCGGCGCGCGCGATCCGAATCCGCACGTCTCGGGCGACGGCGCAGCCCGGCTGCGGCGCGCGGGCGTGAAGGTTCACGAAGGTGTGCTCCAGGCCGAGTGCGAAGCGCTGCACGCCGCGTTCTTCAAGCACGTGACCACGGGCCGGCCGTTCGTGACCTTGAAGGTCGCGTCGACGCTCGACGGCCGCATCGCCGCGAGCTCGGGCGACTCGAAGTGGGTCACCGGCGAGCAAGCCCGCGCGCGCGTGCACCGGCTCCGCACCGAGGTGGACGCCGTGCTCGTGGGCGCCGGAACCGCCCGCGCCGACGACCCGCAGCTCACCGCGCGCGACGTGGGTGCGACGCGACAGCCGCTGCGTGTCGTCGTGGAAGGCACGCGCGCGCTTCCGAGCACGCTCAAGCTCTTCCGCGACCGCGCCGCGCGCACGGTGCTCGCCACCGCGCGGGTTCGCAAGGCGCCTGCGGGCGTGGAGCTCTTGCACTGCCGCGGTCGCGACGGCCAGGTCGACCTCGATGATCTTCTGCGCCAGCTCGCGGAGCTCGGCGTGACCCACGTGCTCGCCGAGGGCGGCCAGAAGATCGCCTCGGGGCTGCTCTCGATTGGCCAGGTCGACGAGCTGGCGCTCTTCCTCGCGCCCAAGCTCCTCGGCGCGGGCTTGAGCTGGCTCGACGGCGCGCCGACCAAGGCCATGTCTCAAGCGCTGCCGCTCGACGGCGTGCGCGTGGAACAGCTCGGGCCCGATTTCTTGCTGACCGGTCGGCCGAGCCGTCGCGCGGGCGGCAGGAAGCAGCCCAGGACCTAGGTTCCCATGTTCACCGGACTCATCCAGGACATCGGCCGCATCGCCGCGCTTCACCCGGGCGCCGTCTTGCGCCTGGACGTCGAGAGCGCGCTGCCGATGGACGACATCCAGCTCGGCGAGTCCATCGCCATCGACGGCTGCTGCCTCACCGTCGTCGAGAAGCGCGGCAAGACGCTCGCCTTCGACGCGACGGAAGAGACGCTCCGTCGAACGACGCTCGGCGACTTCAAGATCGGCACGCGCGTCAATCTGGAGAGAGCCCTCGCGCTTGGGGACAGGCTGGGCGGACACCTGGTGCTCGGCCACGTGGACGCGACGTCGAGCGTGGTCCGCACCTGGAAAGAGGGCGGCGCGCTCGGCATGGAGATCGCGCTGCCCAAGGAGCTCGCGCCGTTCTTCATCGAGAAGGGCTCGGTGACTGTGGACGGCATCAGCCTCACGGTGAACGCGCTCGGCCCGGACCGCTTTGCGCTCATGCTCATCCCCGAGACGCAGGAGCGCACGACGCTCGCTGCAAAAGGCATGGGCGCGCGCGTGAACCTCGAGGCCGACCTCATCGGCAAGTACGTGGTGCGCAACCTCGGCGCGTGGGGAAAGCCAAGCGCCGGGCTGACGGAACCAGCAATCTTGGCTGCAGGCTTCGGGAGCAAGCGATGAAGAGCGTGAACAGCGAGAGTCTGGCGCGCGTGGAGAAGGCGCTGAACCAGCTCCGCCACGGCAAGATGATCATCCTCACCGACGACGAGGACCGCGAGAACGAAGGCGACCTCGTGCTCTCGGCGGAGAAGGTCACGCCCGACGCCATAAACTTCATGGCCACGCACGCGCGCGGGCTGATCTGTCTGTCGCTCACCGAGGAGCGCGTGAAGCGGCTGCGCTTGCCGCTCATGGTCACGGACAACACTTCGCCGTTCTCGACGGCGTTCACGGTGAGCATCGAGGCCGCGCGCGGCGTCACCACCGGCATCTCTGCGCGCGATCGCTCCGTCACCATCAAGGCTGCCGTGGCTCGCGACGCGCGTCCGGTGGATCTCGTTCGGCCGGGCCACGTGTTTCCGCTCGCGGCGCGCCCGGGCGGCGTGCTGGTGCGCACGGGCCAGACCGAAGGATCCGTCGACTTGTGTCGCATGGCGGGCCTCGAGCCGGCCGGCGTCATCTGCGAGGTCATGAACGCCGACGGCACCATGGCGCGCCGCAAGGAGCTGGTGCGCTTCGCCAAGCGGCACAAGCTGCTCATGCTCAGCGTCGCGGACGTGGTGCGCTATCGGCTCGAGCGCGAGCCGCTGGTGCGGCGCGTGTCGGAGACGGCGCCGAGCATCGAGGGCGCGCAGTTCCGCGCCGTGGCGTACACCAGCGACGTGGACGCCCACACCCACGTCGCGCTGGTGATGGGCAACCCCAAGCCGAGCCGGCCGACGCTGGTACGCGTGCACGCCGCGTGCTTCATGGGCGACGTGCTCGGCGCGCAGATCTGCGACTGCGGTCAGCTGCTGCGGCAGTCGCTGCGGCAGATCGCCGAGGCGGGTGAGGGCGTCCTGGTGTACCTCGACAAGGAGCCGCCGCCGGGCGGCAAGCTCGCGTGCACGCACGCCACGCGCACCGCGACGCTCGAGGACCAGCAGCGCGAGCTCGGCATCGGCGCGCAGATCCTCCGCGACGTGGGCGTGGGCAAGCTGCGGCTCTTGAGCAACAGCGGCCGGCGCATCTCCGGCCTCGAGGGCTTCGGGCTGCACGTGGTGGATCGCGTGGGCATCAGCGGCAGCCGGCGCACCAAGCGCGCCGGCTGATTTTCAGCGACGCCGGTGAGGCGCTCGTCGCGGCCACGCTTTCCCCCGGCTCGCGAGGTCGATCAGGCCACCGCATCCACGATGTGGCAGGGGATGTCCTCGTTCTCGTCGAGGTGGTAGCTCGCGCAGATGCGGTGGTAGCCGTCGGCGATGACGAGCGGATACCCGCGCGCGAGCCGCCCGCGCACCAGCAACACCGGCGAGAGCTTCTTGCCCTTGCGGACCTTGTGCAGGTCCTCGGCCACGTGCGCGTTCTCCGAGGGCAAGAGCGGCAGCCCGCTTGCGCGCAAGAGGTCCTTCGCCTTGCGGCGCACGAGCGGCGCCTCCTGGAGCGCCTTCACCGTCCGGCTGGCCTCCTGCTCCGACATCACCAGCGACAGAAAGTCGCCCGCCGCCGGGTAGTCGTGCGCCTCCGGATCGGACATCCAATGCTCGGTCTTCATGGGCGGTCACCTCGCGCGTGAAATATGCGGCTGCGGGCGGAAAACGCGCATTCAGGCCGGCTGCAAGAGGCTCCTAACCTTCTCTTGGGATATGGGTCTCGTTCATTCTTGGACCCCTCGCGCCCTCCCGAGAGCCCACCATGACCTCACGAAAGCCGCTTGGCCTGCTCATTCCGGCCGCGCTCCTGGTGCTGTCCGGCTGCCTGAACGACGTCGCAGGCACCGACGGCGGACCGCTCGACACCACCTGCATCGAGTGCAACGACGCGGGGCCGGACGCTGGCGTCGATGCCGGCAATCTCGGCGATGGCGGTGAATACGACGCGGGTCCAATCGACGCGGGGCCGATCGACGCGGGGCCGATCGACGCCGGTGCGATCGATGCCGGTCCGGTCGACGCGGGGCCGGTTGACGCCGGTCCGGAGGATGCTGGCCCTGTCGATGCCGGCCCGGTGGACGCGGGTCCGGAGGATGCGGGCCCGGTCGACGCAGGGCCCATCGACGCGGGCCCGCAGGGAGATGGCGGCCCGTGGATCGCCCTCAGCGTCTCCGGAAATCCGGTGAACGTGCTCAGCGCGGTCGGCAGCGTGACCGCGGATCCAGCGGTGGTGAGCGTGCACGTCGACTTCGCGACCTTGGTCGACGCGGGCCCGGCGACCTCGACGCCCGAGTTCGCGATGCGGTCGGGCGCGGTCATCGTTCCGGTGCTGCCGCTCCGGGCGCAGACGTCGTACAGCTTCACGGCCGTGGGCGCGCTCAGCGACGGCGGCACGCTCAGCAGCGCCCCGGCCACGCTCACCACCAACGCGCTCCCGCTCGCGTTGCACGCCTTCACCGTGACCACCGACGGCGGCCCGATCGAGCCCGGGTACACGTTGATCGCGCGGCTGCCGCAGGTCGCTTCCGGCAGCGTGAACTACGTGAGCATCGTGGACGCCAGCGGCGCGCCGGTCTGGTACCTCGGCCTCAACCCGGGCCTGGTGGGCGACTTCCAGAAGCAGCCCGACGGCACGTACACCATTGCCGTGGACGATGTGGCCCACGCGGTCAGCGGGCTGCCCGAGGCGGTGGCCACGTTTGCGCAATACGACGTGCTCGGAAACCAGGTCGCGACCTGGGCCACGCAGGGCACCATCGCCACCGACTGCCACGAGTTCCTGCTCCAACCCGACGGCACTGCGCTCATGCTCGGCCTCGTGGAGCAGACCGTGGACATGAGCGCGTACGCCGCCAACGGCAACCCCAGCGCCACGGTCATCGAGAACGTGGTGCAGCGCGTGGCCCCCGACGGCGGCGTGCTCTTCTCCTGGAACACCTTCGACGATCTCTCGATCGACGCCATGGATCACACGGTGCCGCGCACGGGCAGCGTGATCGACGCCACCCACGCCAACTCCATCGCCGTCCTCGCCGACGGCAACTACCTGGTGAGCCTGCGCAACATGAGCCAGTTGGTGAAGGTGAACGCCACCACCGGCGACGTGATGTGGAAGCTGGGCGGCCAGTACAGCGATGGCGGGGCCGCGGGCGACTTCAACTTCGTGAACGATCCGCTCGGCGGGTTCTCGCTGCAGCACGCGGCGCGCGAGCTCCCCAACGGCGACATCATCCTCTTCGACGACGGCAACGGGCACGTGCCCCCCCAGAGCCGCGCCGTGGAGTACATGCTCGACACCACCAGCTCGCCCATGACCGCCACGCTGGTGTGGTCGGCCGAGGACTCGCCGCCGCTCTACGCGTACGCGCTCGGCTACGCGCAGCGGCTCGGCAACGGCGACACGCTCATCACCTACGGCACCACCTCGCACGTGCAAGAGGTCGACACCAACGGGAACGTGCTCTGGGATCTCTTCGACCTCACGCATCCCTTCGGCATCTACCGCGCGTTCCGCGTGGGCTCGCTGTACTGAGCGTGCGACACTCGCGCGGCAACGCTCGAGGCCATCATGAAAGCGCGCGTGAAGCTCTTCCGCCCCGAGGGCGCTGGAACGGGCACGTTCTTCATCGTCCCGTTCGATGTCGAAGCGGCCTTCGGCAAGAAGCGCCCGCCGGTCGTGGTCACGATTGGCAAGATCACCTACCGCACCACGGTCGCGGTGTACGAGGGCAAGCCGCACCTCATCGTTCGAAGCGAGCTGCGCGAGAAGGCGGGCGTGGAGGCCGGCCAGACCGTGACCGTGAAGCTCGAGCTCGATCGCGCGGCGCGCGTGGTGGCGCTCACGCCGGAGATGAAGACGCAGCTGCGACAGAGCAAGCGCGCGTCGGACGCCTGGGCGCAGCTGAGCTACTCGCACCAG of the Deltaproteobacteria bacterium genome contains:
- a CDS encoding aryl-sulfate sulfotransferase yields the protein MTSRKPLGLLIPAALLVLSGCLNDVAGTDGGPLDTTCIECNDAGPDAGVDAGNLGDGGEYDAGPIDAGPIDAGPIDAGAIDAGPVDAGPVDAGPEDAGPVDAGPVDAGPEDAGPVDAGPIDAGPQGDGGPWIALSVSGNPVNVLSAVGSVTADPAVVSVHVDFATLVDAGPATSTPEFAMRSGAVIVPVLPLRAQTSYSFTAVGALSDGGTLSSAPATLTTNALPLALHAFTVTTDGGPIEPGYTLIARLPQVASGSVNYVSIVDASGAPVWYLGLNPGLVGDFQKQPDGTYTIAVDDVAHAVSGLPEAVATFAQYDVLGNQVATWATQGTIATDCHEFLLQPDGTALMLGLVEQTVDMSAYAANGNPSATVIENVVQRVAPDGGVLFSWNTFDDLSIDAMDHTVPRTGSVIDATHANSIAVLADGNYLVSLRNMSQLVKVNATTGDVMWKLGGQYSDGGAAGDFNFVNDPLGGFSLQHAARELPNGDIILFDDGNGHVPPQSRAVEYMLDTTSSPMTATLVWSAEDSPPLYAYALGYAQRLGNGDTLITYGTTSHVQEVDTNGNVLWDLFDLTHPFGIYRAFRVGSLY
- the nrdR gene encoding transcriptional repressor NrdR, which produces MRCPFCHEAENKVIDSRESHEGAVIRRRRECEKCQKRFTTYERVEELTPLIVKKDGRREAFDREKVMAGLKKACEKRPVSIEQMEGVIAGIEAKLQGMGEKELPSKVIGEAIMEALAGLDQVAYVRFASVYRSFKDITEFMEELKDLLHDRTTSPKDPSGKRATR
- a CDS encoding riboflavin synthase, encoding MFTGLIQDIGRIAALHPGAVLRLDVESALPMDDIQLGESIAIDGCCLTVVEKRGKTLAFDATEETLRRTTLGDFKIGTRVNLERALALGDRLGGHLVLGHVDATSSVVRTWKEGGALGMEIALPKELAPFFIEKGSVTVDGISLTVNALGPDRFALMLIPETQERTTLAAKGMGARVNLEADLIGKYVVRNLGAWGKPSAGLTEPAILAAGFGSKR
- the fabF gene encoding beta-ketoacyl-ACP synthase II, which produces MSERRVVVTGMGLITCCGTGVEKTWQSIIHGQSGISNITLFDTSKSESKFGGQVNDFQPELFVEKKEVRRMDRFELFALGAADMAMKDAGLQITPEIAERVGCIVGSGIGGIGSLEEQHSKMLEKGPDRVSAFFILQMITNLAPGYITMKYGIKGPSWSTVSACSTSAHAIGEAMRGVQRGDMDICVTGGSEASLTPLSFAGFNAMKAMSTRNDAPQKASRPFDVDRDGFVMGEGAGILIIEELEHAKKRGARIHAELVGYGASSDAHHVTAPAPEHEGAQRCMKLALKDAKLNPSDIQYINTHGTSTPIGDVLEIQGVKKVFGDHAKTLAVSSTKSMTGHMLGAAGAAETVICIRALETGILPPTINVEKQDPEIDIDVVPNKAREVRLNTVMSNSFGFGGTNVTLIAKRFA
- the ribB gene encoding 3,4-dihydroxy-2-butanone-4-phosphate synthase, whose product is MKSVNSESLARVEKALNQLRHGKMIILTDDEDRENEGDLVLSAEKVTPDAINFMATHARGLICLSLTEERVKRLRLPLMVTDNTSPFSTAFTVSIEAARGVTTGISARDRSVTIKAAVARDARPVDLVRPGHVFPLAARPGGVLVRTGQTEGSVDLCRMAGLEPAGVICEVMNADGTMARRKELVRFAKRHKLLMLSVADVVRYRLEREPLVRRVSETAPSIEGAQFRAVAYTSDVDAHTHVALVMGNPKPSRPTLVRVHAACFMGDVLGAQICDCGQLLRQSLRQIAEAGEGVLVYLDKEPPPGGKLACTHATRTATLEDQQRELGIGAQILRDVGVGKLRLLSNSGRRISGLEGFGLHVVDRVGISGSRRTKRAG
- a CDS encoding DUF1905 domain-containing protein, encoding MKARVKLFRPEGAGTGTFFIVPFDVEAAFGKKRPPVVVTIGKITYRTTVAVYEGKPHLIVRSELREKAGVEAGQTVTVKLELDRAARVVALTPEMKTQLRQSKRASDAWAQLSYSHQKEHAAWLADAKKPETRARRLAKWIDVLEALPPKKKRVGGTTGGDSTGSDGSSDDGSDSGSCDGCKKAPSLTTGHGTTRARARLLQR
- the ribD gene encoding bifunctional diaminohydroxyphosphoribosylaminopyrimidine deaminase/5-amino-6-(5-phosphoribosylamino)uracil reductase RibD, producing MGKAIAQARLGLGTTSPNPCVGAVIVKDGKLIARGHTQPVGGPHAEIIAMRAAGKRARGADLYSTLEPCNHIGRTPPCTEAILDAGIKRVFIGARDPNPHVSGDGAARLRRAGVKVHEGVLQAECEALHAAFFKHVTTGRPFVTLKVASTLDGRIAASSGDSKWVTGEQARARVHRLRTEVDAVLVGAGTARADDPQLTARDVGATRQPLRVVVEGTRALPSTLKLFRDRAARTVLATARVRKAPAGVELLHCRGRDGQVDLDDLLRQLAELGVTHVLAEGGQKIASGLLSIGQVDELALFLAPKLLGAGLSWLDGAPTKAMSQALPLDGVRVEQLGPDFLLTGRPSRRAGGRKQPRT
- a CDS encoding serine hydroxymethyltransferase, translating into MDRTLATIDPRIAELIRAENRRQEEGLELIASENVVSPAVIQAMGSVLTNKYAEGYPGKRYYGGCEVVDQVEQLAIDRVKQLFGADMANVQPHSGSQANMAVYLSQLKPGDPILSLDLNSGGHLTHGSPVNFSGKLFKVIHYGLDRETERIDYDQVDKLALEHKPKMIVVGASAYPRIIDFARFRKAADSCGAVMMVDIAHIAGLVAAGLHPSPVPMSEFVTSTTHKTLRGPRGGLILAKEAYGKAANSLIFPGIQGGPLMHVIAAKAVAFHEALQPSFKTYQKAIVDNAQALAKALIAQGIRLTSGGTDNHLMMLDLRPKKLTGKVGEEVLGKAGITVNKNMIPFDPEKPFVTSGVRVGTPAITSRGLGVKEMDEVGELIGYALDNAADDTKLASAKEKVKALCARFPLYPDLKNGYPG